In Mycobacterium branderi, the DNA window TGCTGGGAGATGACCGGAGCGGCCCCACGCGAGTTCGCGCAAGCCGTTCGCAAAACCCAGATCTGACGGATCCATACAAGCGTTCCCATCGTGGTTGACCCACGCTTGGGACATGCCCGTGATGTCACAATTCGAACGTGCCTACTGCTGCAGCGCCGCGTGGCGACTGGCCAGCTCGGCGATCGCGCGGGCACTTCGCGCCCAACGACTGGGCCACGACATCCTGGAAATCGGCGCGGGCAGTGGCTCCGTTGCCCAACAGATCCTCTCAAAGGATCCCGAACTTGCCTGGGTGGCAATAGATATCGACCCACACATGACGATTCGTTCGACTCCGTCGTCAGTTGTGTGATGCTGCATCACATCATCGATTGGGAACGCGCGGTCGCGGAGGTGGTACGCGTATTGCGGCCGGGCGGAACATTCGTTGGCTATGACCTTGCCCGCACACCGCTGGCCAGTCTGTTTCGCCGCATAGACGGCTCTGCGCATATCGTGCCTCGCAAATTTCGCACCGAGTGCGCGCGACAAGGGCTCACCGTCAGCGTCCAGTCCCAACTTCTCGGCCACGTCATGCGATTCGTCGGCCGCAAAGACACCAACGTCCAGAACGGAGAAATCTCATGGCAGCACCGTTAGGTACCCGCACTAAGGCAGCAGTCCTTCGCACGCTATTCAAGTTGCCCACGCCGGCACGCCGCCTACTGGCAGGCCCGCCGGTCCGAATCGACGGGCAGGAACAAGCGCTCGATGCCCAGCTCATGATCCGGATCAAAAACCGTTCCGGCTCAGATGTTTTCACCGACCCGATTGAGGAGGCGCGGATACGCTACGACGGCCTCCCGCGACTCCTCGGGTACCAATCGCCTTTACCTGTCGCGACGCGGGAGATCGTTATCCCCGCCGAGCACGGGTACATCCCGGCCACCTTGTACACCCCTGCCGGCCTCGCAACCCCGTCGGGCCTGCTGCTGTACTACCACGGCGGCGGCTTCTCCGTCGGCTCACGCATCAGCCACGACCCAGTCGCCCGTTTCTTTGCGATCAACGCCGCCGTGCAAGTGCTGTCGGTCGAGTATCGACGCGCGCCCGAGCACCGGTTCCCCGCTGCTGTAGAGGACGCGATGACCGCCTTCGACTATGCGTGCCAGCAGGCCGCTGACCTGGGTGCCGATCCGCACCGCATCGCGGTCGGCGGAGACAGCGCCGGCGGCAATCTTGCAGCGGTCACCGCGCAGCAGGCGACGCGACGTGGCGGTCCGCTTCCGAGGTTTCAGCTGCTGATGTATCCCCCGACCGACCTGAGCACCCGTCGGCCCTCGCGTGACCTTTTCAACCACAGCTCCACCTTCACCGACCAGAATTTGCAGTGGGCGCTGAGCAATTACCTGCCGCCGGGAACCGATCTGAGCGATCCGCGATTGTCCCCACTGCACGGCGACGTCAAGGGCTTGCCGCCCGCCTATATCGCCACCGCGGGTTTTGATCCGCTGCGCGACGAGGGCGAGGCATACGCGAATAAACTGCGTGCCGGCGGAGTCCCGGTAGTGCTGAGCCGCCAGGCCGACCTACCCCACGCATTCCTCAACTTCGTGGCCCTCGGGGGTCGGTTCGCCCAAGCCGCCGCCGAGGCGGCCGAGGCGCTGAAACTCGGCCTCGCCGTCGCTACCGAGACCGCAGTGGAGAACCGGTACTAATGCTAACCAGCAGGCGTGATTTCGATGTAGGCCATCGGGATGTGCAGCGCTTCGCTGCTTTTGTCGAGGCTGTGCTCCAACGCCTTCATGGGCCTGCTCCAGTTCGCCGCAATCACCTCGTTCGCATGCGCGTGTTCGGACTCCGGCAGGATTCGGGCGACCCCGGCGACGGCCGGGCCCTTCGGTTTCCCGCGCAGATTGCTCGGTGCGACGACGACGCGCGGATTGTTGCGGATCCGCTTGACCTTGCCGGTGGAGGCATCGGTGCGCACGTAGATCTTCCCGTCGGCGACACCATGATTGATCGGGCTCGGCATCGCCTCGCCAGAACGCTTGAACGTCACGAGCACGATCTGACGCGTCTTGTCGAAACCGGTGAAATCGGCGCCCTGAGGATCACCAAGGTCGAAGGCGCTGCGATGGCGCAGCTTGTCCATGCCGCGAAACATCAACGCATTCATCTTCTTTACGGCGTTACTGGTCATGCTCACCCTTCCATTCGTCACGCAGCGGAGAGCCGGTGAACTTGTCGGGATTGGCGATATCCCATATCGCGCAAACCTTTCCGTCGCGCACCGTCATCGCGGTGATGCGGGGCATCATCTCCCAATACTCGCCGTATCCCGGCGCCCCCGCGGTATAGGTGCCCAATTCGCCGTTGACCAGCGCCAGCTGGTTCGCCGCCACGAACGACGGCCCGTAGCGTTGCGCCAACCCGAACAGGAAGCGCGCCACCTTGTCGGCCCCGTGGATGACCCTGGCGGCCGTCGGCGCCCTGCGGTTGGAGTCGCCGGTGAACGTCACGTCCGGGTGCAGCAGGGCCACCGCACCGGCCATGTCGCCGGACGCGATGGCCGCCATCAGCTTGCCCACCACCTCGTTGTGGGTCGGGTCCGGTTCCGGTGGCGGCGCGTCGGCGACGGCCTTGCGGGCCCGCGACGCCAGCTGCCGGGCGGCGGCCGCACTGGTGCCCAGCACCTCGGCGACTTCGGGGAACGGCACCGAGAACCCGTCGTGCAGCACGAACGCCACCCGCTGGTCGGGGGAAAGCCGCTCCAGCACCACCATCGCGACAAATCGCGCGTCCTCCCCGGCGACGACGGTACACAACGGGTCGGCGCCGTCGAAACCGGTCACCACCGGCTCGGGCAGCCACTGGCCGACATAGGTCTCGCGACGACGCGCCGCCGACCGCAACCGGTCCAGCGCGAGTCGGCTCACCACCGTGGTCAACCACGCTCGCAGGTCCGCAATATCGGTATCGGCGGCATTCCACCGAAGCCAGGCTTCTTGCACCATGTCCTCGGCGTCGGCCACCGTCCCGGTCAGCCGATACGCGACCGCCAGCAGATGCGGTCGCAACGCTTCGAATTCGTCGACCTGCTGGGCCGAGGTCATCACCCGAGCGTAACGTTCGCGGCACGATGACCGAGAACCTCTGGCTCCACTTTGCCCGGCACGGCCCCGGGATCACCCCACCGATCATCGCCCGCGG includes these proteins:
- a CDS encoding class I SAM-dependent methyltransferase, which codes for MPVMSQFERAYCCSAAWRLASSAIARALRAQRLGHDILEIGAGSGSVAQQILSKDPELAWVAIDIDPHMTIRSTPSSVV
- a CDS encoding methyltransferase domain-containing protein; protein product: MLHHIIDWERAVAEVVRVLRPGGTFVGYDLARTPLASLFRRIDGSAHIVPRKFRTECARQGLTVSVQSQLLGHVMRFVGRKDTNVQNGEISWQHR
- a CDS encoding alpha/beta hydrolase; translated protein: MAAPLGTRTKAAVLRTLFKLPTPARRLLAGPPVRIDGQEQALDAQLMIRIKNRSGSDVFTDPIEEARIRYDGLPRLLGYQSPLPVATREIVIPAEHGYIPATLYTPAGLATPSGLLLYYHGGGFSVGSRISHDPVARFFAINAAVQVLSVEYRRAPEHRFPAAVEDAMTAFDYACQQAADLGADPHRIAVGGDSAGGNLAAVTAQQATRRGGPLPRFQLLMYPPTDLSTRRPSRDLFNHSSTFTDQNLQWALSNYLPPGTDLSDPRLSPLHGDVKGLPPAYIATAGFDPLRDEGEAYANKLRAGGVPVVLSRQADLPHAFLNFVALGGRFAQAAAEAAEALKLGLAVATETAVENRY
- a CDS encoding PPOX class F420-dependent oxidoreductase, which encodes MNALMFRGMDKLRHRSAFDLGDPQGADFTGFDKTRQIVLVTFKRSGEAMPSPINHGVADGKIYVRTDASTGKVKRIRNNPRVVVAPSNLRGKPKGPAVAGVARILPESEHAHANEVIAANWSRPMKALEHSLDKSSEALHIPMAYIEITPAG
- a CDS encoding sigma-70 family RNA polymerase sigma factor gives rise to the protein MTSAQQVDEFEALRPHLLAVAYRLTGTVADAEDMVQEAWLRWNAADTDIADLRAWLTTVVSRLALDRLRSAARRRETYVGQWLPEPVVTGFDGADPLCTVVAGEDARFVAMVVLERLSPDQRVAFVLHDGFSVPFPEVAEVLGTSAAAARQLASRARKAVADAPPPEPDPTHNEVVGKLMAAIASGDMAGAVALLHPDVTFTGDSNRRAPTAARVIHGADKVARFLFGLAQRYGPSFVAANQLALVNGELGTYTAGAPGYGEYWEMMPRITAMTVRDGKVCAIWDIANPDKFTGSPLRDEWKGEHDQ